A genomic window from Ideonella sp. WA131b includes:
- the tal gene encoding transaldolase, producing MNQLDQLKQHTTVVADTGNFRQLAQFAPRDATTNPSLILKAVQQPEYAPLLAETVAAHAARPLEAIVDEVLVRFGREILALVPGRVSTEVDARLSFDTPATVARAERLIGLYEAAGVPRSRVLIKIAATWEGIRAAEQLERAGIRCNLTLLFAFAQAVACGDAGVQLISPFVGRIYDWHKKAAGAAWNEAAMAGANDPGVKSVRAIFEHYKRHGIATEVMGASFRNTGQIVALAGCDLLTIAPDLLAALQASDAPVPRVLGTEDLRGTGSAGPRQQPPRGVATGGGLGAESSFRWALNEDAMATEKLAEGIRAFAVDAGKLDALIAGLQR from the coding sequence ATGAACCAGCTCGACCAGCTCAAGCAGCACACCACCGTCGTCGCCGACACCGGCAACTTCCGCCAGTTGGCGCAGTTCGCGCCGCGCGACGCCACCACCAACCCCAGCCTCATCCTGAAGGCCGTGCAGCAGCCCGAGTACGCGCCGCTGCTGGCCGAGACCGTGGCCGCACACGCCGCCCGGCCGCTGGAGGCCATCGTCGACGAGGTGCTGGTGCGCTTCGGCCGCGAGATCCTGGCCCTCGTGCCGGGCCGCGTGAGCACCGAGGTCGACGCGCGGCTGAGCTTCGACACCCCAGCCACCGTGGCGCGTGCCGAACGCCTGATCGGCCTGTACGAAGCGGCGGGCGTGCCCCGAAGCCGCGTGCTGATCAAGATCGCCGCCACCTGGGAGGGCATCCGTGCCGCCGAACAGCTGGAGCGCGCCGGCATCCGCTGCAACCTGACGCTGCTTTTCGCCTTTGCCCAGGCCGTGGCCTGCGGCGACGCCGGTGTGCAGCTCATCAGCCCCTTCGTGGGCCGCATCTACGACTGGCACAAAAAGGCCGCCGGCGCCGCGTGGAACGAGGCCGCAATGGCCGGCGCGAACGACCCCGGCGTGAAGAGCGTGCGCGCCATCTTCGAGCACTACAAGCGCCACGGCATCGCCACCGAGGTGATGGGCGCGAGCTTCCGCAACACCGGTCAGATCGTGGCGTTGGCCGGTTGCGACCTGCTGACCATCGCGCCGGATCTGCTTGCCGCATTGCAGGCCAGCGACGCGCCCGTGCCCCGGGTTCTGGGGACCGAGGACTTGCGCGGAACCGGCTCTGCCGGGCCGCGGCAACAACCCCCTCGGGGGGTGGCGACCGGAGGGGGCCTGGGGGCCGAAAGCTCTTTCCGCTGGGCGCTGAACGAGGATGCGATGGCCACCGAGAAGCTGGCCGAGGGCATCCGCGCCTTCGCGGTGGATGCCGGCAAGCTGGACGCGCTGATCGCCGGGCTGCAGCGGTGA
- a CDS encoding ABC transporter permease, producing the protein MPLFRKEVLRFWKVAFQTVAAPVLTAVLYLLIFGHVLDEHVEAFPGVGYTSFLIPGLVMMSVLQNAFANSSSSLIQSKITGNLVFLLVTPLSHWAWFVAYVGASAVRGMVVGLGVLLVTAWFAPLQLAEPWWIVVFAALGAGMLGALGLIAGLWAEKFDQMAAFQNFVIMPMTFLSGVFYSVHSLPGVWQAVSHLNPFFYMIDGFRRGFFGVSDSSPWLSLAVVGTSFVVVSAIALRLLAIGYKIRH; encoded by the coding sequence ATGCCGCTGTTCCGCAAGGAGGTGTTGCGCTTCTGGAAGGTGGCCTTCCAGACCGTGGCCGCGCCGGTGCTGACGGCGGTGCTCTACCTGCTGATCTTCGGCCACGTGCTCGACGAGCATGTCGAGGCCTTCCCGGGCGTCGGCTACACCAGCTTCCTGATCCCGGGCCTGGTGATGATGAGCGTGTTGCAGAACGCCTTTGCCAACAGTTCGAGCTCGCTGATCCAGAGCAAGATCACCGGCAACCTGGTGTTCCTGCTGGTGACGCCGTTGTCGCACTGGGCCTGGTTCGTGGCCTACGTGGGGGCCAGCGCGGTGCGCGGCATGGTCGTGGGGTTGGGCGTGCTGCTCGTGACCGCGTGGTTCGCGCCGCTGCAATTGGCCGAGCCGTGGTGGATCGTCGTGTTCGCCGCTTTGGGCGCGGGCATGCTGGGCGCCCTGGGCCTGATCGCCGGCCTGTGGGCGGAGAAGTTCGACCAGATGGCGGCCTTCCAGAACTTCGTCATCATGCCGATGACCTTCCTCTCCGGGGTCTTCTACTCGGTGCACTCGCTGCCCGGAGTCTGGCAGGCGGTGAGCCATCTGAACCCCTTCTTCTACATGATCGACGGCTTCCGCCGCGGCTTCTTCGGCGTGAGCGACAGCTCGCCCTGGCTGAGCCTGGCAGTGGTGGGCACGAGCTTCGTGGTCGTGAGTGCGATCGCCCTGCGCCTCTTGGCCATCGGCTACAAGATCAGGCACTGA
- a CDS encoding BolA family transcriptional regulator yields MADPTPDEVRDYIAAALSCTVLQVEGDGRHFFATIVSTEFEGQSRVRRHQRVYAALGDRMREQIHALSMKTLTPAEHAAAPADGVVAAPSSTHHHHHHH; encoded by the coding sequence ATGGCCGACCCGACCCCCGACGAGGTGCGCGACTACATCGCGGCCGCGCTGTCCTGCACCGTGCTGCAGGTGGAGGGCGACGGCCGCCACTTCTTCGCCACCATCGTCTCCACCGAGTTCGAGGGCCAAAGCCGTGTGCGCCGCCACCAGCGGGTGTACGCCGCCCTGGGCGATAGAATGCGCGAGCAGATCCACGCGCTGTCGATGAAGACCCTCACGCCCGCTGAACACGCCGCCGCCCCCGCGGATGGCGTCGTCGCGGCGCCGTCGTCGACGCACCACCACCACCACCACCACTAG
- a CDS encoding ATP phosphoribosyltransferase produces MITLALSKGRIFDDTLPLLRAAGIEVTEDAERSRKLILATTRPDVRVVLVRASDVPTYVRHGGADLGVAGLDVLLEDEAEHDAAGTLYKPLDLNIARCRLSVATRADVDWAGTVRQGARIAVATKYTHLARQHFAAKGMHVDLIKLYGSMELAPLTGLADAIVDLVSTGGTLKANQLLEVEKIMDISARLVVNPASLKLKREPLRQLIDAFEAAVGASA; encoded by the coding sequence ATGATCACCCTCGCCCTGTCCAAAGGCCGCATCTTCGACGACACCCTGCCGCTGCTGCGCGCGGCCGGCATCGAGGTCACGGAAGACGCCGAACGGAGCCGCAAGCTCATCCTCGCCACCACCCGCCCCGATGTGCGGGTGGTGCTGGTGCGCGCCTCCGACGTGCCCACCTACGTGCGCCACGGCGGTGCCGACCTGGGCGTGGCGGGCCTGGACGTGCTGCTCGAAGACGAGGCCGAGCACGATGCCGCCGGCACGCTGTACAAGCCGCTGGACCTGAACATCGCCCGCTGCCGCCTGAGCGTGGCCACGCGGGCCGATGTCGACTGGGCCGGCACCGTGCGCCAGGGCGCGCGCATCGCCGTGGCCACCAAATACACCCACCTGGCGCGCCAGCACTTCGCGGCCAAGGGCATGCACGTCGACCTCATCAAGCTCTACGGCTCGATGGAGCTGGCGCCGCTCACCGGGCTGGCCGACGCCATCGTCGACCTCGTCTCCACCGGCGGCACGCTGAAGGCCAACCAGCTGCTCGAGGTCGAGAAGATCATGGACATCTCGGCACGGCTGGTCGTCAACCCGGCCTCGCTCAAGCTCAAGCGCGAGCCTCTGCGGCAGCTGATCGACGCGTTCGAGGCGGCCGTGGGAGCGTCGGCATGA
- a CDS encoding ABC transporter ATP-binding protein, producing MPHPAVRHPAVRFNQVHKLYQGARGMFKALDGVSFDIEPGEFFGLLGPNGAGKTTLISILAGLTRATSGHVSVMGHDVVADYAEARRCLGIVPQELVFDPFFSVRETLRIQSGYFGVRNNDAWIDELLGSLGLADKAAANMRQLSGGMKRRVLVAQALVHKPPVIVLDEPTAGVDVELRQTLWQFVSRLNREGHTVLLTTHYLEEAEALCGRIGMLKQGRLVALDRTSALLSGRAGTMLRFKTDSVLPPEVAAQARVTGRIAQVKAHDAAGVEQVLARLRAAGVKIEDLEIGRADLEDVFLEIMQGGVQPEANP from the coding sequence ATGCCCCATCCCGCCGTCCGCCACCCTGCCGTCCGTTTCAACCAGGTCCACAAGCTCTACCAGGGCGCGCGCGGCATGTTCAAGGCGCTCGACGGCGTGAGCTTCGACATCGAGCCCGGCGAGTTCTTCGGCCTGCTGGGCCCCAACGGCGCCGGCAAGACCACGCTCATCTCCATCCTGGCGGGCCTGACCCGCGCCACCTCGGGCCATGTCAGCGTGATGGGCCACGACGTCGTGGCCGACTACGCCGAGGCGCGCCGCTGCCTGGGCATCGTGCCGCAGGAGCTGGTGTTCGACCCCTTCTTCAGCGTGCGCGAGACGCTGCGCATCCAGAGTGGCTACTTCGGCGTTCGGAACAACGACGCCTGGATCGACGAACTGCTCGGCTCACTGGGCCTGGCCGACAAGGCCGCCGCCAACATGCGCCAACTCTCCGGCGGCATGAAGCGCCGCGTGCTGGTGGCGCAGGCGCTGGTGCACAAGCCGCCGGTGATCGTGCTCGACGAGCCCACGGCGGGCGTTGACGTGGAACTGCGGCAGACGCTGTGGCAGTTCGTCTCGCGCCTCAACCGCGAGGGCCACACCGTGCTGCTGACCACGCACTACCTGGAGGAAGCCGAGGCGCTTTGCGGCCGCATCGGCATGCTCAAGCAAGGCCGCCTGGTGGCGCTGGACCGCACGAGCGCGCTGCTCTCGGGGCGTGCCGGAACCATGCTGCGCTTCAAGACGGATTCCGTGCTGCCGCCCGAGGTGGCCGCGCAGGCGCGTGTCACGGGCCGCATCGCGCAGGTGAAGGCGCACGACGCGGCGGGCGTGGAGCAGGTGCTGGCGCGGCTGCGCGCTGCCGGCGTCAAGATCGAAGACCTGGAGATCGGGCGGGCGGATCTGGAGGACGTGTTCCTCGAGATCATGCAAGGTGGCGTGCAGCCGGAGGCCAACCCGTGA
- the hisD gene encoding histidinol dehydrogenase, producing the protein MTARVNMRRLATADAGFEAELQRVLQWSAETDAAIEGRVAQIIDDVRARGDAAVLELTARFDGVRADSVAALEIGRDELQAALGAITPAQRRALQAAAERVRDYHQRQLEASSRSWQYRDADGTLLGQKVTPLDRVGIYVPGGKAAYPSSVLMNAIPAQVAGVGEIVMVVPTPVRAEGADPTSARAEGADPTSARGERGERNALVLAAAAVAGVHRVFTIGGAQAVAALAYGTATVPRVDKITGPGNAYVASAKRRVFGQVGIDMIAGPSEILVLADGTTPPDWVAMDLFSQAEHDELAQSILLCPDAAYIAAVHEAIERLMPGLPRAAVIRASLEGRGALIHTRSMDEACAISNRIAPEHLEVSSAEPQRWEPLLRHAGAIFLGAFTSESLGDYCAGPNHVLPTSGTSRFSSPLGVYDFVKRSSLIEVSEAGAQVLGPIAAELAYGEGLQAHARAAEMRLRADAALPAPSPVAFDVRPVARANHEAVLKLQVAAGQRHLVAPPERSLAQVAYEPRGRALALFDGDTVVGMMLLYDARQDEDKPANQLCVWRLMVDARFQQRGYGRLAMQWVVEEARRGGYAEVGLSHVDKPGHAGGFYEKLGFAYTGEVDDGERKMRLCLEGL; encoded by the coding sequence ATGACCGCGCGCGTGAACATGCGCCGCCTCGCCACGGCCGACGCCGGCTTCGAGGCCGAGCTCCAGCGCGTGCTGCAGTGGAGCGCCGAGACCGACGCCGCCATCGAGGGCCGCGTGGCGCAGATCATCGACGACGTGCGCGCGCGCGGCGACGCGGCGGTGCTGGAGCTCACCGCGCGCTTCGACGGCGTGCGGGCGGATTCGGTGGCCGCGCTGGAGATCGGCCGCGATGAACTGCAGGCCGCGCTCGGGGCCATCACGCCTGCGCAGCGCCGCGCGCTGCAGGCCGCCGCTGAGCGCGTGCGCGACTACCACCAGCGCCAGCTCGAGGCCTCCAGCCGCAGCTGGCAGTACCGCGACGCCGACGGCACGCTGCTGGGCCAGAAGGTCACGCCGCTGGACCGCGTGGGCATCTACGTGCCGGGGGGCAAGGCGGCCTACCCAAGCAGCGTGCTGATGAATGCCATCCCGGCGCAGGTGGCGGGCGTGGGCGAGATCGTGATGGTGGTGCCGACGCCCGTCCGTGCCGAAGGCGCGGACCCGACGTCCGCGCGTGCCGAAGGCGCGGACCCGACGTCCGCGCGGGGGGAGCGGGGGGAGCGCAACGCGCTGGTGCTGGCTGCCGCCGCGGTGGCTGGCGTGCACCGCGTCTTCACCATCGGCGGCGCCCAGGCCGTGGCCGCCCTGGCCTACGGCACGGCCACCGTGCCGCGCGTGGACAAGATCACCGGCCCCGGCAACGCCTATGTGGCCAGCGCCAAGCGCCGCGTCTTCGGCCAGGTGGGCATCGACATGATCGCCGGGCCCAGCGAGATCCTGGTGCTGGCCGACGGCACGACGCCCCCCGACTGGGTGGCGATGGACCTCTTCAGCCAGGCCGAGCACGACGAGCTGGCGCAGAGCATCCTGCTCTGCCCGGACGCCGCCTACATCGCCGCCGTGCACGAGGCGATCGAGCGGCTGATGCCCGGCCTGCCGCGCGCGGCCGTCATCCGGGCCAGTCTTGAGGGCCGCGGCGCGCTGATTCACACGCGCTCGATGGACGAGGCCTGCGCCATCAGCAACCGCATCGCGCCCGAGCACCTGGAGGTGTCCAGCGCCGAGCCGCAGCGCTGGGAGCCGCTGCTCCGGCACGCCGGAGCCATCTTTTTGGGTGCGTTCACGTCCGAGAGCCTGGGCGACTACTGCGCCGGCCCCAACCATGTGCTGCCCACCAGCGGCACTTCGCGCTTCTCGTCGCCGCTGGGCGTGTACGACTTCGTCAAGCGCAGCAGCCTGATCGAGGTCAGCGAGGCCGGCGCGCAGGTGCTGGGCCCCATCGCCGCCGAGCTGGCGTACGGTGAAGGGTTGCAGGCCCACGCCCGCGCGGCGGAGATGAGGTTGCGCGCCGACGCTGCCTTGCCGGCACCCTCCCCCGTGGCCTTCGACGTGCGCCCGGTCGCCAGGGCCAACCACGAAGCCGTGCTCAAGCTCCAGGTGGCCGCCGGCCAGCGCCACCTGGTGGCGCCGCCCGAGCGCTCGCTGGCCCAGGTGGCCTACGAGCCGCGCGGCCGCGCGCTGGCGCTGTTCGACGGCGACACCGTGGTCGGCATGATGCTGCTCTACGACGCGCGGCAGGACGAGGACAAGCCCGCCAACCAGCTCTGCGTGTGGCGCCTGATGGTCGACGCGCGCTTCCAGCAACGCGGTTACGGTCGCCTGGCCATGCAGTGGGTGGTGGAGGAGGCACGCCGCGGCGGCTACGCCGAGGTCGGCCTGAGCCACGTCGACAAGCCCGGCCATGCCGGCGGCTTCTACGAGAAGTTGGGCTTCGCCTACACCGGCGAGGTCGACGACGGCGAGCGCAAGATGCGGCTCTGCCTGGAGGGCCTGTGA
- a CDS encoding TetR/AcrR family transcriptional regulator, with protein sequence MAQPPKKPRRTAERILEVTLDLFNRFGEPNVSTTLISAEMGISPGNLYYHYPAKDELINALFERYERALTEILHAADNVEHVEDAWLFLHMLFELIWDYRFLYRDLNDLLSKNRRLETHFQFVLKNKQTAMHALLDGLARAGAVRITGEQAAPTATSMVVVVTYWLSFEYVRDPRRALEPEAAAAAMGRGGYHALALLLPHLDEASRAHLQGLAADYLVP encoded by the coding sequence ATGGCGCAACCCCCAAAGAAGCCCCGCCGCACCGCCGAGCGCATCCTCGAGGTGACGCTGGACCTGTTCAACCGCTTCGGTGAACCCAACGTCAGCACCACGCTGATCAGCGCCGAGATGGGCATCAGCCCCGGCAACCTGTACTACCACTACCCGGCGAAAGACGAGCTCATCAACGCCCTGTTCGAGCGTTACGAGCGCGCGCTGACGGAGATCCTGCATGCCGCCGACAACGTGGAGCATGTCGAGGACGCCTGGCTCTTTCTCCACATGCTCTTCGAGCTGATCTGGGACTACCGTTTCCTCTACCGCGACCTCAACGATCTGCTCAGCAAGAACCGCCGGCTGGAGACGCACTTCCAGTTCGTGCTCAAGAACAAGCAGACGGCCATGCACGCGCTGCTCGATGGCTTGGCGCGTGCCGGCGCCGTGCGGATCACCGGCGAGCAGGCGGCGCCCACAGCCACCAGCATGGTGGTGGTGGTGACCTACTGGCTGAGCTTCGAGTACGTGCGCGACCCGCGCCGCGCGCTGGAACCCGAGGCCGCCGCCGCCGCGATGGGCCGCGGCGGCTATCACGCGCTGGCGCTGCTGCTGCCGCATCTGGACGAGGCGAGCCGCGCCCACCTGCAAGGCCTGGCTGCCGACTACCTTGTGCCCTGA
- a CDS encoding histidinol-phosphate transaminase, with product MTTLQDRIAATLRADVAGMHAYAIQPSDGLIKLDAMENPYSLPPDLRVELGDRLARAAINRYPQASVAALSGELAAHVGLPAGCRLMLGNGSDELIDLLAVACDQPGATILAPVPGFVMYAMSAQLKGLNFVGVDLTPDFELDEAAMLAALKRHRPAITYIAYPNNPTANLWDDAVIDRIVATVGAQQGLVVFDEAYQPFAARSRMASLAQHEHVLVLRTLSKFGLAGVRLGYLCGRKDLIDAIDKVRPPYNVSVLNAECARFALEHAGEYARQAGLIKAERERLQAVLAGMPGLRAYPSEANMILVRVPDSARTFADLKQRGVLVKHVAALHPLLANCLRLTVGTPAENDALIAALKESL from the coding sequence ATGACGACGCTTCAAGACCGCATCGCCGCCACGCTGCGCGCCGACGTGGCCGGCATGCACGCCTACGCCATCCAGCCGAGCGACGGGCTCATCAAGCTCGACGCGATGGAGAACCCCTACAGCCTGCCGCCCGATCTGCGGGTTGAGCTTGGAGATCGCCTCGCCCGCGCCGCCATCAACCGTTACCCGCAGGCCAGCGTGGCCGCGCTGTCTGGGGAGCTCGCGGCCCACGTCGGCTTGCCAGCGGGCTGCCGGCTGATGCTGGGCAACGGCTCGGACGAGTTGATCGACCTGCTCGCGGTGGCTTGCGACCAGCCCGGCGCCACGATCCTGGCGCCGGTGCCGGGCTTCGTGATGTACGCGATGTCGGCGCAGCTGAAGGGCCTCAACTTCGTGGGCGTGGACCTCACGCCCGATTTCGAGCTCGACGAGGCTGCGATGCTCGCCGCCCTCAAGCGCCACCGCCCGGCCATCACCTACATCGCCTACCCCAACAACCCCACGGCCAACCTGTGGGACGACGCGGTCATCGACCGCATCGTCGCCACCGTGGGCGCGCAACAGGGTCTGGTGGTGTTCGACGAGGCCTACCAGCCCTTCGCGGCGCGCAGCCGGATGGCCAGCCTGGCCCAGCACGAACATGTGTTGGTGCTGCGCACGCTGTCGAAGTTCGGGCTTGCGGGCGTGCGGCTGGGCTACCTGTGCGGGCGGAAGGACCTGATCGACGCGATCGACAAAGTGCGCCCACCGTACAACGTGAGCGTGCTCAACGCCGAGTGCGCGCGCTTCGCGCTCGAACACGCTGGCGAGTACGCGCGCCAGGCGGGGCTGATCAAGGCCGAGCGCGAGCGGCTGCAAGCCGTGCTGGCCGGCATGCCGGGGCTGCGCGCCTACCCGAGCGAGGCCAACATGATTCTCGTGCGCGTGCCCGACTCGGCGCGCACCTTTGCCGACCTCAAGCAGCGTGGCGTGCTGGTCAAGCACGTCGCCGCGCTGCACCCGCTGCTGGCCAACTGCCTGCGCCTGACGGTGGGCACGCCCGCCGAGAACGACGCCCTGATCGCCGCCCTGAAGGAATCGCTGTGA
- a CDS encoding glycerate kinase — translation MTMPAPRDLLRALYDTAVARALPLRSMGAVLPAPPARGRTVVVGAGKAGGAMAEALDALWPADAPVSGLVITRYAHVPPGYRARPGRIEVVEAAHPVPDEAGLAATRRIAERVQGLTADDLVIALVSGGGSSLLTMPAPGLTLADKQAVNQALLKSGAAIDEMNTVRKHLSAIKGGRLAALAHPARVVTLLISDVPGDEPGVIASGPTLPDASTCADALAICERYGIPLPPAARAGLESGSYETPKPGLAAFARDEVQVFATPQQSLEAAAARARSWGLAAHILSDEIEGESRVVGQVHAALARAVARRGQPFAAPCVVLSGGETTVTVRSKQGRGGRAGEFLLGCALALQGQPRVWVLAADTDGIDGVEANAGAIVTPDTLARARAAGLDAAAMLDRHDSQPFFAAMGDLVVPGPTFTNVNDFRALLVL, via the coding sequence ATGACCATGCCGGCGCCACGCGACTTGCTGCGCGCGCTGTACGACACCGCCGTGGCCCGCGCGCTGCCGCTGCGCAGCATGGGCGCGGTGCTGCCGGCGCCACCGGCGCGCGGCCGCACCGTCGTGGTGGGCGCCGGCAAGGCCGGCGGGGCCATGGCCGAGGCGCTCGATGCGCTGTGGCCGGCCGACGCACCGGTCTCGGGCCTGGTGATCACGCGCTATGCGCACGTGCCGCCGGGCTACCGCGCCCGGCCCGGCCGCATCGAGGTGGTGGAGGCCGCGCACCCGGTGCCCGACGAGGCGGGCCTGGCAGCCACGCGCCGAATCGCCGAGCGGGTGCAGGGACTGACGGCCGACGACCTGGTGATCGCGCTCGTCTCCGGCGGCGGCTCGTCGCTGCTGACCATGCCCGCACCCGGCCTGACGCTGGCCGACAAGCAGGCCGTCAACCAGGCGCTGCTCAAGAGCGGTGCGGCCATCGACGAGATGAACACGGTGCGCAAGCACCTCAGTGCCATCAAGGGCGGGCGACTCGCGGCGCTGGCCCACCCGGCGCGCGTGGTGACGCTGCTGATCTCCGACGTGCCCGGCGACGAGCCCGGCGTCATCGCCAGCGGGCCGACGCTGCCCGACGCCAGCACCTGCGCCGATGCGCTGGCCATCTGCGAACGCTACGGCATCCCGTTGCCGCCGGCCGCCCGGGCCGGGCTGGAAAGCGGCTCGTACGAGACGCCCAAGCCCGGCCTGGCCGCCTTCGCACGCGACGAGGTCCAGGTGTTCGCCACACCGCAGCAAAGCCTGGAGGCCGCCGCGGCACGGGCGCGCTCCTGGGGACTGGCGGCGCACATCCTCTCCGACGAGATCGAGGGCGAGAGCCGCGTCGTCGGCCAGGTGCACGCCGCACTGGCGCGCGCGGTGGCGCGGCGCGGCCAGCCGTTCGCGGCGCCCTGCGTCGTGCTGTCGGGCGGCGAGACCACGGTCACCGTGCGCAGCAAGCAAGGTCGTGGTGGCCGGGCGGGCGAGTTCCTGCTGGGCTGCGCACTGGCGCTGCAGGGCCAGCCGCGTGTGTGGGTGCTGGCTGCCGACACCGACGGCATCGATGGCGTCGAGGCCAACGCGGGCGCCATCGTCACACCCGACACGCTGGCCCGCGCGCGCGCCGCCGGGCTGGACGCAGCGGCGATGCTGGACCGGCACGACAGCCAGCCCTTCTTCGCAGCGATGGGCGATCTCGTCGTGCCCGGGCCCACGTTCACGAACGTCAACGACTTCCGCGCCCTGCTGGTGTTGTAG
- a CDS encoding cupin domain-containing protein yields the protein MTDPTDPRWKHDGVRVVPAHQLDPNTAQTPGMDRQAAINFARVGARKLWAGTVHIHAGAKTGAHHHGPLESVIYVVKGRARMRWGERLEFTAEAGPGDFIYVPPFVPHQEINASATETLECVLCRSDGEAVAVNLEIEPVEPPQDVPWVDPTHPAPSKDRP from the coding sequence ATGACCGACCCCACCGACCCGCGCTGGAAGCACGACGGCGTCCGCGTCGTCCCCGCGCACCAGCTCGACCCGAACACCGCCCAGACCCCGGGCATGGACCGCCAGGCGGCGATCAACTTCGCGCGCGTCGGGGCCCGCAAGCTGTGGGCCGGCACGGTGCACATTCATGCCGGCGCCAAGACCGGCGCGCACCACCACGGACCCTTGGAGAGCGTGATCTACGTCGTCAAGGGCCGGGCGCGCATGCGCTGGGGCGAGCGGCTGGAGTTCACCGCCGAAGCCGGACCGGGCGACTTCATCTACGTGCCGCCTTTCGTGCCGCACCAGGAGATCAACGCCAGCGCCACCGAGACGCTGGAGTGCGTGCTGTGCCGCTCCGACGGCGAGGCGGTGGCCGTGAACCTGGAGATCGAGCCGGTGGAGCCCCCGCAGGACGTGCCCTGGGTCGACCCCACGCACCCGGCGCCGAGCAAGGACCGGCCATGA